A single window of Pieris napi chromosome 8, ilPieNapi1.2, whole genome shotgun sequence DNA harbors:
- the LOC125051905 gene encoding uncharacterized protein LOC125051905 — protein sequence MSGRSSRLEGQRHSREKRRSSCRKARRDSVDSRYTPPGRSLYSSSSNRRDRSSRRRYVSHGPRSSRKRRDSSRYVAFDRILSRLEVIEARLPVSVESVSSSRPVNGSHLVSTSLAVQSSASKPGSGMAEEVIEGSIPHTLDMNTSEAKEEGSGIVEALTALFKAKSHNFYISPFDPNVHDFDVWCNEVDRARLLNNWDDHECLGRIGSCLKGDAKLWLNDWVTNDRSWSNFKLEFRSLCPRNVDMASVLFEVMSTNSNKFSTYAEYARKSLLRLNIVKGLSDELKTAIVVRGISDPQIKAAAANAKLHSKGLIEFLSVYIKPKYDYRQSNNTVRSFSSSGPSYTRNREASRFDNNKITCDT from the coding sequence ATGTCTGGTCGTTCGTCTCGACTCGAGGGACAAAGGCATAGTCGCGAAAAACGGCGTTCTAGTTGTCGCAAAGCACGTCGCGATAGTGTAGATTCCCGTTATACGCCGCCTGGTAGAAGCCTCTATAGTAGTTCATCAAACCGCCGGGATCGGTCTTCCAGGCGTCGCTATGTATCGCACGGCCCTCGTAGCTCTCGTAAACGCCGCGATAGTTCACGCTATGTAGCTTTTGATAGGATTCTTAGTAGATTAGAAGTGATCGAAGCTAGACTACCTGTATCCGTAGAAAGCGTGAGTTCGTCGCGTCCTGTGAACGGGAGCCATTTAGTTTCTACTTCTTTGGCTGTACAGAGTTCTGCTAGTAAGCCAGGCTCAGGCATGGCTGAAGAGGTTATTGAGGGTAGTATTCCACACACACTGGATATGAATACCAGTGAAGCAAAGGAGGAGGGGAGCGGTATTGTTGAAGCATTGACTGCATTGTTCAAAGCAAAGTCTCACAACTTTTATATATCGCCTTTTGATCCAAATGTACACGACTTTGATGTTTGGTGCAACGAGGTTGACCGTGCCCGGCTTCTAAATAATTGGGATGATCACGAATGTTTAGGACGGATAGGTAGTTGTTTGAAAGGAGATGCGAAGTTGTGGTTAAACGATTGGGTGACAAATGATCGATCGTGGAGTAATTTTAAACTAGAATTTAGATCGTTATGTCCACGTAACGTTGACATGGCTTCTGTATTATTTGAGGTAATGAGTACAAACTCTAATAAGTTTTCTACTTATGCGGAATACGCGCGTAAATCTTTGCTACGTCTTAATATCGTTAAAGGTTTATCTGATGAGCTGAAAACCGCTATTGTTGTTAGAGGCATTAGTGATCCCCAAATAAAAGCCGCGGCCGCAAATGCTAAATTACACTCAAAAGGtttgattgaatttttatctgtttatataaaacctaAATACGATTACCGCCAATCTAACAATACCGTTCGTTCTTTTAGTAGTTCAGGTCCGTCTTACACGCGAAACCGCGAGGCATCTAGGTttgataataacaaaattacttgTGACACCTGA